CAGGCGCTCAGCGCGATCCTTTCGGTGCTCACCATCGCGGTGCTGCTGATCTACCTGGACCTGACGCTGGCCGCGATCGTGCTGATCGGCTTCGTGCCGCTCGTGCTCGTCACCCGTTGGGCCCAGCGCAGGCAGCGCGCCGGATACCGCCGGACCCGCGGTGCCATCGCGAAGGTGGTGGTGCAGTTCGTCGAGTCGATGGGCGGCATGCGCGCGGTGCAGACGTTCCGGCGCGAGCAGCGCAACGAGTCGGTGCTGGCGCACGAGGACGCCGAATTCCAGCGGGCGACCACCGCCGCCATGCGCGGCATGGGCGATTACGCGGGGCTCACCAGGGTGATCGGCAACATCACCCGGGTGATCATCATCGTGGTGGGCGCCTGGCTGGTGATCGAGGGCAACCTCGCGCTCGGCGTGCTCGCGGCATACCTGTTGTACCTCAACGAGTTCTACGGTCCGCTCGACGAACTCGCGCAGGTGTTCAACTCGTACCAGTCCGCCGCGGCGGCGCTGGAGAAGATCTCCGGCGTGCTCGAGGAAGAACCCTCGGTGCGCGAACCCGCCGAGCCGGTGTCGCTGACCAAGGCCACCGGCGCGGTCCGGCTGGATCGGGTGTCGTTCGGCTACGGCGAGCGCGAGGTGCTGCCGGAGTTCAGTCTCGAGATCCCCGCGGGACAGGTCGTCGCCCTGGTCGGTGCCACCGGCGCGGGCAAGTCGACCCTGGCCAAGCTGCTGACCCGGTTCTACGACCCGACCAGCGGCACGGTCACCCTCGACGGGATCGATCTGCACCGGATCACCGACACCGACCTGCGCCGCAATGTCGTGATGGTCACCCAGGAGTCCTATCTGTTCTCCGGTTCGGTGGCCGACAACATCCGGCTCGGCCGGCCCGACGCGTCCGACGCGGACGTGTTCGCGGCGGCCCGCGCGGTCGGACTGTACGAGTTCGTGCAGGCGTTGCCGGAGGGTTTCGACACCGATGTGCGCAAGCGGGGTGGTCGGCTGTCCGCGGGCCAGCGGCAGTTGGTCGCCTTCGCCCGGGTGTTCCTCGCCGACCCGGCGGTGATCGTGCTGGACGAAGCCACGTCCAGCCTCGACATCCCGGGCGAGCGACTCGTGCAGCGGGCACTGGAGACGGTGCTGCGCGACCGCACCGCGGTCATCATCGCGCACCGGTTGTCCACGGTGGCCATCGCCGACCGGGTGCTGGTGCTGGAATCGGGGCGTGTCGCCGAGGACGGCACCCCCGATGAGCTGATCGCGGGCACCGGCAAGTTCGCCAGCCTGCACGCGGCGTGGCGCGAGTCGCTGGTGTGATGCGGGCCCGGTGTGGTGCGGGCAACGGGCCGGCGTCGCTTACGGTAGAGATGTGACGATCCCAGCCTCCGAGAGCCAAGCCACCGGCAACGAGACGCCACCGGCCTCCCGCTGGCCGGCGATTCTCACCTGGCGCGCGCACAACGCGTCCCGGATGGAATCGGTGCGCGTGACCCTCAACGGCAACCGTATCCGCGCCGCCGGTCGCATGATCGGCGGCGCGTGCGACGACCACCCGGCCTTCAGCGCGTCCTACGACCTGGTGACCGACGAGAGCGGCGCCACCAAACGTCTCTCGCTGCGCACCACCACGGCCGCGGGCGAGCGGCACGCGTCCATCGCCCGGGACGAGGAGAACTACTGGCTGGTGGACGCGGGCGGCAGCCACGTCCGCTCCACCTTCGCGGGCGCGCTCGACGTGGACGTGGTGCTCAGCCCGTTCTTCAACACGCTGCCGATCCGGCGCTTCGACCTGCAGCACGCGGTGCACGATGTGCAGGTGCCGGTCGTCTATGTGCGGCTGCCGGACCTGCTCGTCCAGGAAGCCAGCCTGACCTACAGCGCGGCGGCCGACGGCATCAGCGTGCTGTCGCCGGTGTCCAGCGCGACCGTCACCGTCGATGCCGACGGTTTCCTGCTCGACTACCCGGGCCTGGCCGAACGCATCTGATAATTCGGGTTCCGGGAAATTCGATGCCGTCCTGGTCGCGGCACTAGTTCAGTCGCGTGATGACGCCGCCGCGTTGTCCCGCGTCGCGCAACTTCGCCAGCCAATTGTGGTCGCCGGGGTGGATATCGGTGATTTCCCAGCGTTGCGCGGTTTCGTAGCGTTGCCTGGCGTCGTGTCCCGCCTCGACCAGCTCGGCCAGGGAATTGTCGGCGCGCAGCGTGTCGCGGGCCGCGCCGAGCAGCGTGAGCGTTTCCTCGAGCACTTCGAGCAGGGCGCCGGAATTCGGTTCACAAATGGCGCGCACCAGATCGGGCGCGGTGCCCGCGACCCGGGTGCCGTCGCGGAAAGAACCGGCCGCCAGCCCCAGTGCGAGATCGCCGCCCGCCGCGCCGGCCACCGCCAGCGCCTCGGCCAGCACATGCGGCAGATGCGAGATCCTGGCCACCGCGCGGTCGTGCTCGTCGGCGACCACCGGGACGACGACCGCACCGCAGTCCAGGGCCAGCCGGGTCACCGTGGTCCACGGTTCGGCGCGCGTGCCCTCGTCCACGCCGACCGCCCATACGGCGTCCCGGAAGAGATCGGGATCGGTAGCGGCCCAGCCGGATTCGGCCGTGCCCGCCATCGGATGGCCGCCGACATAGCGGGCCGCCAGGCCTTCCTTGCGCACCGCCGCCGCGACCGGGCCTTTGACGCTCACCACGTCGGTCAGCGCACAGTGCGGCGCGAACGTCGCGACCGCGGAGAGCAGCGGCCCGACCGCGGGCATCGGCACCGCGAGAACCAGCAGCGCGTCGGCCTCGGCGGCCTTGGTGAGTGCGGCAGGCAGGTCTTCGGTGACATCGAATCCGTCCGCCCGCGCCGCGCCCGCGCCCCTCGCCGAACGGTTGAAACCCCAGGCGTCATAGCCGGCCGCGACCGCGGCACGCAGCAGAGAACCGCCGATCAAACCGGTTCCGAGGACACAAACGGAGGCTTTCGGGACAGCAGTCACCCCAACAGATTCGCATACGACTTCAACATTTCCGCTCGAGCAGACTACCGTTGCGGCCATGGCAGCACAGCGCTCGGGCACGAATAGGGCGACGTCGGACGATTACGACGACGTAGAAGGGTTCGCAGTGGCGGTTGTCCGCGAAGACGGCAAATGGCGGTGCAGTCCGCTGAGCCAGGCGGCACTCACCGATTTGTCCGCAGCGGAAAACGAACTGAAGGCTTTGCGCAGCTCGGGTGCGGTATTCGGCCTGCTCGACATCGACGACGAGTTCTTCATCGTGGTTCGCCCCGCGCCGAGCGGCACCAGGATGCTGGTATCGGACGCGACGGCCGCCATTGATTACGACATCGCCGCCGACGTGCTCGAAGCCCTGAACGTGGAAATCCCCGACATCGATCCCGACGAGCTCGACGACATCGAGCCGTGGGAGGAGGGCGACCTCGGCGTGCTCGCCGATCTGGGTCTGCCCGAACCGGTGCTGAGCGTCATCCTCGCCGAAACCGACCTCTACCCGGACGAGCAGCTCGGCATGATCGCTCAACGGCTCGGCTTCGCCGACGAACTCTCGGCGGTGCTGGACAAGCTGCCGCGCTGACGTGGCCGGGCAACCCTTCCCTTCCGATACCGACATGGTGCGCGCCGCGATCGCCGCGGCCGCCGCCGCGGACCCCCGCGACGTCCCCGTCGGTGCCGTCGTATTCGATTCCACCGGAAGGGAACTCGCCCGCGCGGCGAACGCCAGGGAGGCGCTCGGTGATCCCACCGCGCACGCCGAGGTCCTGGCGCTGCGCCGCGCGGCCGAGGTGCACGGCGACGGCTGGCGTCTGGAAGGCGCCACCCTCGCCGTCACTCTCGAGCCGTGCACCATGTGCGCGGGCGCCCTGGTGCTGGCCCGGGTGTCCCGGCTCCTCTTCGGCGCGTGGGAACCCAAGACCGGTGCCGTCGGCTCGCTCTGGGACGCGGTCCGTGACCAACGCCTCAACCACCGCCCGCAGGTCCGCGGCGGCATCCTCGAGTCCGACTGCACCACCCTCCTGACCACCTTCTTCCACACCCAACGTTGACCCACCACCCCCTCTCCCTGCGGATTTAACGTTCAGCCCAGGGTCCGGTATGGTTGTCGGCGGTGGCGTGTCCGAGCGGCCTAAGGAGCACGCCTCGAAAGCGTGTGAGGGGTAACCCCCCTCCGAGGGTTCAAATCCCTCCGCCACCGCCAAAGCCCCGCCCTGTTCCGACAGGTGCGGGGCTTCTTGTTTCGACGGCCGTTCAGGCCACGTGTTTGACGGTGACGATCTCCACTTCGAGGGCGTCTGAAACCCGCAGCAGAGTTTTCAAGGTGGGCACGACGTCGCCGGACTCCAGCCGGGACACCGCGTGCTGCTTCAGTCCGGCCCGCTCGGCGAGCTCCGATTGGGTCCAGCCGCGCGCCTCTCGAGCGGCCCGGACAGCGTCACCGATCTCGGCAGCCAGTCGGAATGCCGCTGCTGCAGCCCGGTATTCGGGAGTGGCGCGTTTCGCCGCGAGACTGGCCGTGGTTTCGCTTCGAGTCTTCTTCGAGGTCTGCTTGGTCTTGTTCGCTGTGGCTGTCATGATCACTCCGTTTCGAACGTGGTGTGGAAGCTGAGGTCATGCTCGGTCTCGCAGACTTTGCGTGCCTGCTTCGCCCTCGTGACCTGTTGACTCTCCACCTGTTTGGTCTTGCGGAAGGCGGTGAGAAGGATCGCCAACGGCCCCGCTTTCGGTGGGAACCAGTACGTCATGCGGGTCGCCCGGTCCCCGGTAAGCCGGAAACGGAGTTCACGGACGCCGTCGCCGAGATAGCGGCAGTGAGGTTCGCTGAGTGTCGGGCCATGTTCTGCGAGGTACCCGGCAGCGGTATCAGCGCGGGCGAGGTCGAGAATCGACAGGGTATCGAGGAATTCGAGCACTTCGTCGTCAAGGTAGATCTCGAACAGCTCCACTACTTCAGGGTATCACGTAGATGTGATAATTGACGTTTCAGAAGGTGCTGCCCGCTGGCCGGGGCCTGCGGGCGCTGGCTTCTTCGTCGTTGGTCAGTCTTCGATATGGACGCCGCGCCAGAAATCGATGTAGCCCTTGATGTTTGGCGGCGTCATTGTTGCGTTCACCGTCGACTTCGATGGTGTAGAGCTGGCCGTGCCATTCCATGGGCAGATGGTGTGCGTGTCGGAGTCCCTGAGCAGTTCGGTCTGCACCGAGTCGATGGGGAAGTAGTGGGTTCCTTCGACGACTTCGGTCTTGTCGCTCTACGCGATCACAGCGCCGTTCCGGGTAGCAGTAGCCATGACTCCACTATGTCGAAACGGGGTCAGGGGTTTCGCCGGTGAGTTGGGAGAGGGGGGTGCCGGCTAGGAGTTGGTCCAGGGCGGTGCGCATGGTGGGGCATTCGCGGGCGGGGTGGTCGGCGGGGCAGTGCAGGGCGTGGGTGAGGAAGGTTTGGGCGGTTCGGGCTTGGGTGATGACGCGTTCGAGGTCGGTGATCTGCTGGGCGAGCAGGTCGCGCCATTCGGGGCTGGGGGCGTCGAGGACGGCGCCGGCGGTGTCCAGCGGCAGGCCGAGGCTTTGCGCGACCTTGATGAAGGCGAGGCGGCGCATCTGGTCGGTGTTGTACATCCGTTTGCCGCCGGTGCGGGTGGTAGGGCACACCAGGCCGCGCTCGTCGTAGTAGCGCAGGGCCGATGTGGTCATGCCGAGCATCGCCGCGGCCTGACCGATCGGGATCAGATCCATCCCACTATTTGACTTCAAGTCGACTTGAACCTGCAAGGTGGCGGGAGACAACCACTTCCGAGGAGACCCGCCATGAATGCCCCACTGGCTCCCGTCGTCAACCACCACGCCGACCACCGCGGTTTCGCCGGACCGATCGGCCTCGCAATGGGATTCGTCATGCTCGCCCTCGGGCGTCGCCGTGCGCGCACCGTGGTTGATCTGGCCGCGGTGACGGAGGCCGACCACGTCCTGGATATCGGGTGCGGGCCTGGCGGCGCGGTGCAGGCGGCCGCGCGCCGCGGGGCGCGGGTGACCGGCGTCGATCCGTCCGCGTCGATGCTGCGTCTGGCTCGAGTCTTCGTGCACGGGAAGACGATTCGCTGGACGACGGGAGTCGCGGAGAATCTCCCGTTACCCGACGGCGCGGTCACCGTGGCATGGGCAGTGGCCACCGTGCATCACTGGCCCGATGTCACCGGTGGGTTGTCCGAGGCGTATCGCGTGCTGCACCCCGGCGGCCGATTCCTCACGGTCGAGCGGGCGGTGCAGGCCGAGGCTACCGGCCTGGGCAGCCACGGATGGACCGGGGAACAAGCCGAGGCCTTCGCGAACCTTTGCCGCGCAGCACATTTCACGGACGTGCAGGTCGAACGCCGTGTCATAGGCCGCTATGCCCTGTGGGCAGTCCACGCCACCCGTCCGTGAGGCCGTCCGGCTCTGCAACCTTGCGGCTCCAGCTCCGAAGGTGCGGCCCCTCGGCTTGTTTCGGCGGCGAGGAGTTTCCGCCCGGATGGCCGAGCGGCCCGCCACGACTACGTCAGGCGGTGAACCCGGCCGTTGAGGTGAGACCGTCGGAACGAGATCGGTCGATGATGTTGCCGTCGAACCGGTCTCAGGCGGTGCTGCGGCCTGCACAGCGATCGCGCACGACCGTTAGGTCGCTGGTGAATTCGATCCACCGGAGTGGGATCGCACGATGCTCTCCGCGTGCGCACCGACCCAGGTGAGCAGACCGTGCAACTGTTCGGCCAATTCGGCGCCCATCGGTGTCAGCGCGTAGGTGACCCGGGGTGGGATGGTCGGTTCGACGATGCGTTCGGTGAAGCCGTAATCGGTGAAGGTGCGCAGGTTTTGGGAGAGCATCTTCTCGCTGATGCCGTCGATCCGATCACGCAGGACGTAGAAGCGCAGCGGCCGGTCGCGCAGGGCCGCGAGGATCAGGACACCCCAGCGGCTGGTGATCTTGTCGAGGATCGTCCGGGCGGGGCAGTCTTTGTCGAATGCGTCACGCTGCGGGATGGCGGGATCACTGTCTGCCTGGAAACCTACCGTCACGCCCTGAGCTTACCTCGGGGTAGAGACTTACCTGAGGTAAGCCCGATTTATACCGTGACCGCATGGCATCCAAATATCTGGTGATCGGCGCGACCGGTCATGTTGGCGGGCAAGTGGTTTCGCAACTGGCGGCCGCGGGGGAGCAGGTGCGCGCAGTGGCTCGTAACCCGGCCGCCGCGCGGCTACCCGCGGGCGTGGAGGTGGTCTCCGGCGACCTGACCGCGCCCGACGCACTGGCGGCCGCCCTCGCCGATATCGACGCGGTCTATCTGACCTGGCCCGCACTGTCGGTCGAGCACGCCGGGCCGGTGATCGAGGTGATCGCGGCGTACGCACGTCGGATCGTGCTGCTGTCTTCGGCCGCGGTCCGCGACGACATCGAGGAGCAGGACAATCCGATCGGCGCCACGCACGCCGCCGTCGAGCGGCCGATCGTGGCCTCCGGCTCGGAGTGGACTTTCCTGCGCCCCTACGGTTTCGCGACGAACACCCTGGAGTGGGCGGCACAGATCCGCGCGGGCGACACGGTCCGTGGCGCCTACGGTGCGGCGTCGATGACGCTGCTGCACGAGGCCGATATCGCGGCGGTGGCGGTGTGCGCGCTGACCACCGACGACCATCTCGGAGCGAAATACGAGCTGTCCGGCCCGTCGGCGACCACACGCGTCGAGCAGGTCGCGACTATCGGCCGGGCACTCGGGCGCACCTTGTCCTGGGAAGAGATCACACCCGAACGGGCCAGGCAGGAAATGACTTGGCTACCAACGGAATACGCCGACTTCGTGCTGGCGGGCCTGGCCGCGATGGTCGAGACGCCGGGCCGGTCGACCACCACGGTGGAGCAGGTCACCGGATCGCCCGCCCGCACGTACGCGCAGTGGGCGGCCGATCACGTCGCCGACTTCCGCTGACACCGGTCAGGAGATGCGCTGACAGGAACTGCCGGTGTCGAGTCCGGTGCCGATCACCTCGATGGAGGTGAACTTGGTCGAGGTGTAGCGGCCGGGCTCGCTCTGGATGGCGACGAGGTTCTGGCGGCCGACGCGCGTCGGCGTCCAGGTGGCGCTGACCGTGTTGTTCTCCGGATGGTGCACGGCCTCGCCGGAGATGCGTTCCCCGTTGCCAGGGATGACCCCGCCGGACAATACGAAGAACACCGAACCCGGCGGAATCACCGCGTCGGTAACCCCCGCCGTGACGGTGTAGCGGCACCCGGTCAGCAGACCTTCGGCGCCGACGGCGACGCTGACGTCGGCCACGTCGGCGGTGGCCGGAGCCGCGAGCACCGCGCCGAAGGCGGTCAGGGCGACACCGCTGACGACAATTCGAGCAATGGACCTACGCATCGTGCTACCTCCTCGGACAGGTGGGTATACGGGCGATCAGGTACCGCGTGAGAAGAGCCTAATCGGCGCCGGAACCCGGTAACCGAAGGATTTGATGAATCGGGCGCCGACCCGGGATCCGCGCTCGTCCAGCGCCGGGGCGCCGAAGGTGTTCAGCATCCGGTTGATCACGTTGAAGAACGTGCCCACCCAGACGGCCTCTTCGAAAGCCTCGTCGGAGACGCCGGCCTGCCGCACTTTGTCGGCGTCGGCCGGGGTCAGGCCGTCGGGATCGCGGGTCATCCGCCGCAGGAATTCGATCATCGCCTGCGCTTCGGGGCGCATGGGCGAGTCCCCGTTGTCGGTCAGCGCGCGATCCACCACGCCGATGTCGATGTAGGCGCCCGCGATCGCGTGATGCGCGGAGTAGCAGAACGGGCATTCGTTCGCCTCCGACGTTGCGGTGGCGAAGATTTCGCGTTCGGCCACGGTCCAGAACGACGGACCGCGCAACGACTGCTGGAACATGTCCGACAGCGGCGTGCCGAAGAAACGGTGCCGGTAGAACAGGAGTTTGAGGACCGCGGGCGGCTCCATTCTGCTGGACCGCCGGATGCCGCCGAGTACGGTCCGCGCTACCCGATCATGTCCGGATTCGACTGCGCCGAGCCACATTTCAGTGCCCTCCCCAGGCGCGCCGGGCTGCGCGTAGTCGCCGATCGGCGGCGCCGTAGGACGCGAGAGCCGCCGCCTCGAAGATCTGGTCGTCGCTGTGTCCCGCCGCGGTCAGACCGGCGATGGTGTCCGCGGTGGATCGGTACGAGTGCTGCGCGACCAGATCGGCGAAGTCGGCTAGTTCGGCCGGAATATCGCCGGCGCTGTCACCGATGGCGGTGCGCTGCCTGATCTTTCGCCGAATTTCGCTCGACAACTGGCCGGGGGAGGAAATCAAGTGCTCGCCGAATTGCCGCCACTTTTCGTCCATCGACTCATTCTCATCGATCGGTGCGCAGTGCGCCCCGCTATCGGAAAGTCACTCGTCTTTTGGCGGATTCGGTCGCAGCACGACGGTGCGCCGGTTCAGATCGACGCCGAGCAGTGGCGGCGCGCCCTGCTCCTCGTCGTCGCGCAGCACGGCGACCGACTCGCGGTGGTCGAGTTCCGGGGATCCGCCACTGCGGTACCGAGGCCGTGCTGTCGCACCGAACCGGGCGCCGCAGGTGTTCCGCGTCACCGGAGTGCCCGCCCGAACCTGCTGACCTGCGCCGAAAAGCGGGACACGCCTGCGGGATCGAGCCGGCGAGCAATAGTTCGGGCGGAGCGGATATTTCGGGCGAACCGGGGTATACGCCGG
This genomic stretch from Nocardia brasiliensis ATCC 700358 harbors:
- a CDS encoding ABC transporter ATP-binding protein, with translation MAPEADSSVNPDTRDEAADWRGIASEDKEVTQAGNLVLAGRSRRLLLDLIRPYRKLAALALVLIVVDNAAMVSAPLFVAHGLDTGISEGRKGNWTPLAWTVGGYLGAVLLGVATTFLFLRVSGRLSQSVLFDLRVRSFTHMQRLSVAFHEKYTSGKVVARLTGDIETLQELLESALNQALSAILSVLTIAVLLIYLDLTLAAIVLIGFVPLVLVTRWAQRRQRAGYRRTRGAIAKVVVQFVESMGGMRAVQTFRREQRNESVLAHEDAEFQRATTAAMRGMGDYAGLTRVIGNITRVIIIVVGAWLVIEGNLALGVLAAYLLYLNEFYGPLDELAQVFNSYQSAAAALEKISGVLEEEPSVREPAEPVSLTKATGAVRLDRVSFGYGEREVLPEFSLEIPAGQVVALVGATGAGKSTLAKLLTRFYDPTSGTVTLDGIDLHRITDTDLRRNVVMVTQESYLFSGSVADNIRLGRPDASDADVFAAARAVGLYEFVQALPEGFDTDVRKRGGRLSAGQRQLVAFARVFLADPAVIVLDEATSSLDIPGERLVQRALETVLRDRTAVIIAHRLSTVAIADRVLVLESGRVAEDGTPDELIAGTGKFASLHAAWRESLV
- a CDS encoding putative glycolipid-binding domain-containing protein — its product is MTIPASESQATGNETPPASRWPAILTWRAHNASRMESVRVTLNGNRIRAAGRMIGGACDDHPAFSASYDLVTDESGATKRLSLRTTTAAGERHASIARDEENYWLVDAGGSHVRSTFAGALDVDVVLSPFFNTLPIRRFDLQHAVHDVQVPVVYVRLPDLLVQEASLTYSAAADGISVLSPVSSATVTVDADGFLLDYPGLAERI
- a CDS encoding prephenate dehydrogenase, which gives rise to MAATVVCSSGNVEVVCESVGVTAVPKASVCVLGTGLIGGSLLRAAVAAGYDAWGFNRSARGAGAARADGFDVTEDLPAALTKAAEADALLVLAVPMPAVGPLLSAVATFAPHCALTDVVSVKGPVAAAVRKEGLAARYVGGHPMAGTAESGWAATDPDLFRDAVWAVGVDEGTRAEPWTTVTRLALDCGAVVVPVVADEHDRAVARISHLPHVLAEALAVAGAAGGDLALGLAAGSFRDGTRVAGTAPDLVRAICEPNSGALLEVLEETLTLLGAARDTLRADNSLAELVEAGHDARQRYETAQRWEITDIHPGDHNWLAKLRDAGQRGGVITRLN
- a CDS encoding tRNA adenosine deaminase-associated protein; this encodes MAAQRSGTNRATSDDYDDVEGFAVAVVREDGKWRCSPLSQAALTDLSAAENELKALRSSGAVFGLLDIDDEFFIVVRPAPSGTRMLVSDATAAIDYDIAADVLEALNVEIPDIDPDELDDIEPWEEGDLGVLADLGLPEPVLSVILAETDLYPDEQLGMIAQRLGFADELSAVLDKLPR
- a CDS encoding nucleoside deaminase, whose product is MVRAAIAAAAAADPRDVPVGAVVFDSTGRELARAANAREALGDPTAHAEVLALRRAAEVHGDGWRLEGATLAVTLEPCTMCAGALVLARVSRLLFGAWEPKTGAVGSLWDAVRDQRLNHRPQVRGGILESDCTTLLTTFFHTQR
- a CDS encoding helix-turn-helix domain-containing protein, whose protein sequence is MTATANKTKQTSKKTRSETTASLAAKRATPEYRAAAAAFRLAAEIGDAVRAAREARGWTQSELAERAGLKQHAVSRLESGDVVPTLKTLLRVSDALEVEIVTVKHVA
- a CDS encoding type II toxin-antitoxin system RelE/ParE family toxin, which encodes MELFEIYLDDEVLEFLDTLSILDLARADTAAGYLAEHGPTLSEPHCRYLGDGVRELRFRLTGDRATRMTYWFPPKAGPLAILLTAFRKTKQVESQQVTRAKQARKVCETEHDLSFHTTFETE
- a CDS encoding MerR family transcriptional regulator; translation: MDLIPIGQAAAMLGMTTSALRYYDERGLVCPTTRTGGKRMYNTDQMRRLAFIKVAQSLGLPLDTAGAVLDAPSPEWRDLLAQQITDLERVITQARTAQTFLTHALHCPADHPARECPTMRTALDQLLAGTPLSQLTGETPDPVST
- a CDS encoding class I SAM-dependent methyltransferase; the protein is MNAPLAPVVNHHADHRGFAGPIGLAMGFVMLALGRRRARTVVDLAAVTEADHVLDIGCGPGGAVQAAARRGARVTGVDPSASMLRLARVFVHGKTIRWTTGVAENLPLPDGAVTVAWAVATVHHWPDVTGGLSEAYRVLHPGGRFLTVERAVQAEATGLGSHGWTGEQAEAFANLCRAAHFTDVQVERRVIGRYALWAVHATRP
- a CDS encoding winged helix-turn-helix transcriptional regulator; this translates as MTVGFQADSDPAIPQRDAFDKDCPARTILDKITSRWGVLILAALRDRPLRFYVLRDRIDGISEKMLSQNLRTFTDYGFTERIVEPTIPPRVTYALTPMGAELAEQLHGLLTWVGAHAESIVRSHSGGSNSPAT
- a CDS encoding NAD(P)H-binding protein → MASKYLVIGATGHVGGQVVSQLAAAGEQVRAVARNPAAARLPAGVEVVSGDLTAPDALAAALADIDAVYLTWPALSVEHAGPVIEVIAAYARRIVLLSSAAVRDDIEEQDNPIGATHAAVERPIVASGSEWTFLRPYGFATNTLEWAAQIRAGDTVRGAYGAASMTLLHEADIAAVAVCALTTDDHLGAKYELSGPSATTRVEQVATIGRALGRTLSWEEITPERARQEMTWLPTEYADFVLAGLAAMVETPGRSTTTVEQVTGSPARTYAQWAADHVADFR
- a CDS encoding carboxymuconolactone decarboxylase family protein; this translates as MWLGAVESGHDRVARTVLGGIRRSSRMEPPAVLKLLFYRHRFFGTPLSDMFQQSLRGPSFWTVAEREIFATATSEANECPFCYSAHHAIAGAYIDIGVVDRALTDNGDSPMRPEAQAMIEFLRRMTRDPDGLTPADADKVRQAGVSDEAFEEAVWVGTFFNVINRMLNTFGAPALDERGSRVGARFIKSFGYRVPAPIRLFSRGT
- a CDS encoding DUF6191 domain-containing protein translates to MTRNTCGARFGATARPRYRSGGSPELDHRESVAVLRDDEEQGAPPLLGVDLNRRTVVLRPNPPKDE